A genomic window from Canis lupus dingo isolate Sandy chromosome 13, ASM325472v2, whole genome shotgun sequence includes:
- the TMEM71 gene encoding transmembrane protein 71 isoform X2 — translation MYRISQLMSTPVASSSGSEGGYTGKPSPTCVFPSFACDFLDGDTSFKCCSIDLTGSYSACRRSPRLLSNGYYTWTADSFLCDKDGNITLSPPQTSVLYKENLVRIFRKKRRIRRSFSNLFSLSASKSWLHGNIFGDVDSPLSEDTWLEGVRRLDAHHCSEIGVKAHEDRDIIFTIVSQQLEEDPDWPLTDAWESEGTTAASTCGPAMSQTPRQNTHNGALQTHGMASEHLPGNILDHAKTSLWREVSFQAILLAVCFIVCACARWFLGGISVSVFTCSLMITIAYTVKSLFLGLASYVKTTTCAQFAKI, via the exons ATGTACCGAATATCTCAACTGATGTCAACACCAGTAGCAA GTTCTTCTGGCTCTGAGGGAGGATATACTGGAAAGCCGTCTCCCACATGTGTTTTCCCAAG TTTTGCCTGTGATTTCCTGGATGGTGACACTTCCTTCAAATGCTGCTCCATAGATCTGACGGGCTCCTACTCTGCCTGTCGCCGGAGTCCCAGACTCCTCTCCAATGGCTACTACACTTGGACAGCAGACAGTTTCCTCTGTGACAAAGATGGCAACATAACTCTGAGTCCACCCCAGACCAGTGTTCTTTACAAGGAGAATTTAGTTAG aatatttagaaagaaaaggagaatccGCCGTTCCTTTTCTAATCTCTTCAGCCTCAGTGCCTCTAAATCCTGGCTGCATGGAAACATCTTTGGTGATGTTGACTCTCCCCTAAGTGAGGACACCTGGTTGGAGGGGGTCAGGAGGCTGGATGCACACCATTGCAGTGAGATCG GAGTTAAGGCACATGAGGACAGAGACATCATCTTCACCATTGTATCCCAGCAGCTAG AAGAGGATCCTGACTGGCCGCTGACTGATGCCTGGGAGTCGGAGGGGACGACAGCAGCCTCCACCTGCGGCCCTGCCATGTCCCAGACTCCCCGACAAAACACCCACAACGGGGCTCTCCAGACTCATGGGATGGCTTCGGAACATCTCCCAGGGAACATTTTGGATCATGCAa AAACCAGTTTGTGGCGAGAGGTCTCCTTTCAAGCAATTCTGCTGGCTGTGTGCTTCATCGTCTGTGCATGTGCAAG ATGGTTTCTGGGAGGAATATCAGTCAGTGTCTTCACATGCTCATTAATGATAACTATTGCCT ATACTGTCAAGTCATTATTTCTCGGCCTTGCCAGCTATGTCAAAACCACCACTTGTGCTCA GTTTGCCAAAATTTGA
- the TMEM71 gene encoding transmembrane protein 71 isoform X1: protein MYRISQLMSTPVASKCSSGSEGGYTGKPSPTCVFPSFACDFLDGDTSFKCCSIDLTGSYSACRRSPRLLSNGYYTWTADSFLCDKDGNITLSPPQTSVLYKENLVRIFRKKRRIRRSFSNLFSLSASKSWLHGNIFGDVDSPLSEDTWLEGVRRLDAHHCSEIGVKAHEDRDIIFTIVSQQLEEDPDWPLTDAWESEGTTAASTCGPAMSQTPRQNTHNGALQTHGMASEHLPGNILDHAKTSLWREVSFQAILLAVCFIVCACARWFLGGISVSVFTCSLMITIAYTVKSLFLGLASYVKTTTCAQFAKI, encoded by the exons ATGTACCGAATATCTCAACTGATGTCAACACCAGTAGCAAGTAAAT GTTCTTCTGGCTCTGAGGGAGGATATACTGGAAAGCCGTCTCCCACATGTGTTTTCCCAAG TTTTGCCTGTGATTTCCTGGATGGTGACACTTCCTTCAAATGCTGCTCCATAGATCTGACGGGCTCCTACTCTGCCTGTCGCCGGAGTCCCAGACTCCTCTCCAATGGCTACTACACTTGGACAGCAGACAGTTTCCTCTGTGACAAAGATGGCAACATAACTCTGAGTCCACCCCAGACCAGTGTTCTTTACAAGGAGAATTTAGTTAG aatatttagaaagaaaaggagaatccGCCGTTCCTTTTCTAATCTCTTCAGCCTCAGTGCCTCTAAATCCTGGCTGCATGGAAACATCTTTGGTGATGTTGACTCTCCCCTAAGTGAGGACACCTGGTTGGAGGGGGTCAGGAGGCTGGATGCACACCATTGCAGTGAGATCG GAGTTAAGGCACATGAGGACAGAGACATCATCTTCACCATTGTATCCCAGCAGCTAG AAGAGGATCCTGACTGGCCGCTGACTGATGCCTGGGAGTCGGAGGGGACGACAGCAGCCTCCACCTGCGGCCCTGCCATGTCCCAGACTCCCCGACAAAACACCCACAACGGGGCTCTCCAGACTCATGGGATGGCTTCGGAACATCTCCCAGGGAACATTTTGGATCATGCAa AAACCAGTTTGTGGCGAGAGGTCTCCTTTCAAGCAATTCTGCTGGCTGTGTGCTTCATCGTCTGTGCATGTGCAAG ATGGTTTCTGGGAGGAATATCAGTCAGTGTCTTCACATGCTCATTAATGATAACTATTGCCT ATACTGTCAAGTCATTATTTCTCGGCCTTGCCAGCTATGTCAAAACCACCACTTGTGCTCA GTTTGCCAAAATTTGA
- the TMEM71 gene encoding transmembrane protein 71 isoform X6, with protein sequence MYRISQLMSTPVANLTGSYSACRRSPRLLSNGYYTWTADSFLCDKDGNITLSPPQTSVLYKENLVRIFRKKRRIRRSFSNLFSLSASKSWLHGNIFGDVDSPLSEDTWLEGVRRLDAHHCSEIEEDPDWPLTDAWESEGTTAASTCGPAMSQTPRQNTHNGALQTHGMASEHLPGNILDHAKTSLWREVSFQAILLAVCFIVCACARWFLGGISVSVFTCSLMITIAYTVKSLFLGLASYVKTTTCAQFAKI encoded by the exons ATGTACCGAATATCTCAACTGATGTCAACACCAGTAGCAA ATCTGACGGGCTCCTACTCTGCCTGTCGCCGGAGTCCCAGACTCCTCTCCAATGGCTACTACACTTGGACAGCAGACAGTTTCCTCTGTGACAAAGATGGCAACATAACTCTGAGTCCACCCCAGACCAGTGTTCTTTACAAGGAGAATTTAGTTAG aatatttagaaagaaaaggagaatccGCCGTTCCTTTTCTAATCTCTTCAGCCTCAGTGCCTCTAAATCCTGGCTGCATGGAAACATCTTTGGTGATGTTGACTCTCCCCTAAGTGAGGACACCTGGTTGGAGGGGGTCAGGAGGCTGGATGCACACCATTGCAGTGAGATCG AAGAGGATCCTGACTGGCCGCTGACTGATGCCTGGGAGTCGGAGGGGACGACAGCAGCCTCCACCTGCGGCCCTGCCATGTCCCAGACTCCCCGACAAAACACCCACAACGGGGCTCTCCAGACTCATGGGATGGCTTCGGAACATCTCCCAGGGAACATTTTGGATCATGCAa AAACCAGTTTGTGGCGAGAGGTCTCCTTTCAAGCAATTCTGCTGGCTGTGTGCTTCATCGTCTGTGCATGTGCAAG ATGGTTTCTGGGAGGAATATCAGTCAGTGTCTTCACATGCTCATTAATGATAACTATTGCCT ATACTGTCAAGTCATTATTTCTCGGCCTTGCCAGCTATGTCAAAACCACCACTTGTGCTCA GTTTGCCAAAATTTGA
- the TMEM71 gene encoding transmembrane protein 71 isoform X5: MYRISQLMSTPVANLTGSYSACRRSPRLLSNGYYTWTADSFLCDKDGNITLSPPQTSVLYKENLVRIFRKKRRIRRSFSNLFSLSASKSWLHGNIFGDVDSPLSEDTWLEGVRRLDAHHCSEIGVKAHEDRDIIFTIVSQQLEEDPDWPLTDAWESEGTTAASTCGPAMSQTPRQNTHNGALQTHGMASEHLPGNILDHAKTSLWREVSFQAILLAVCFIVCACARWFLGGISVSVFTCSLMITIAYTVKSLFLGLASYVKTTTCAQFAKI; this comes from the exons ATGTACCGAATATCTCAACTGATGTCAACACCAGTAGCAA ATCTGACGGGCTCCTACTCTGCCTGTCGCCGGAGTCCCAGACTCCTCTCCAATGGCTACTACACTTGGACAGCAGACAGTTTCCTCTGTGACAAAGATGGCAACATAACTCTGAGTCCACCCCAGACCAGTGTTCTTTACAAGGAGAATTTAGTTAG aatatttagaaagaaaaggagaatccGCCGTTCCTTTTCTAATCTCTTCAGCCTCAGTGCCTCTAAATCCTGGCTGCATGGAAACATCTTTGGTGATGTTGACTCTCCCCTAAGTGAGGACACCTGGTTGGAGGGGGTCAGGAGGCTGGATGCACACCATTGCAGTGAGATCG GAGTTAAGGCACATGAGGACAGAGACATCATCTTCACCATTGTATCCCAGCAGCTAG AAGAGGATCCTGACTGGCCGCTGACTGATGCCTGGGAGTCGGAGGGGACGACAGCAGCCTCCACCTGCGGCCCTGCCATGTCCCAGACTCCCCGACAAAACACCCACAACGGGGCTCTCCAGACTCATGGGATGGCTTCGGAACATCTCCCAGGGAACATTTTGGATCATGCAa AAACCAGTTTGTGGCGAGAGGTCTCCTTTCAAGCAATTCTGCTGGCTGTGTGCTTCATCGTCTGTGCATGTGCAAG ATGGTTTCTGGGAGGAATATCAGTCAGTGTCTTCACATGCTCATTAATGATAACTATTGCCT ATACTGTCAAGTCATTATTTCTCGGCCTTGCCAGCTATGTCAAAACCACCACTTGTGCTCA GTTTGCCAAAATTTGA
- the TMEM71 gene encoding transmembrane protein 71 isoform X3, whose product MYRISQLMSTPVASKCSSGSEGGYTGKPSPTCVFPSFACDFLDGDTSFKCCSIDLTGSYSACRRSPRLLSNGYYTWTADSFLCDKDGNITLSPPQTSVLYKENLVRIFRKKRRIRRSFSNLFSLSASKSWLHGNIFGDVDSPLSEDTWLEGVRRLDAHHCSEIEEDPDWPLTDAWESEGTTAASTCGPAMSQTPRQNTHNGALQTHGMASEHLPGNILDHAKTSLWREVSFQAILLAVCFIVCACARWFLGGISVSVFTCSLMITIAYTVKSLFLGLASYVKTTTCAQFAKI is encoded by the exons ATGTACCGAATATCTCAACTGATGTCAACACCAGTAGCAAGTAAAT GTTCTTCTGGCTCTGAGGGAGGATATACTGGAAAGCCGTCTCCCACATGTGTTTTCCCAAG TTTTGCCTGTGATTTCCTGGATGGTGACACTTCCTTCAAATGCTGCTCCATAGATCTGACGGGCTCCTACTCTGCCTGTCGCCGGAGTCCCAGACTCCTCTCCAATGGCTACTACACTTGGACAGCAGACAGTTTCCTCTGTGACAAAGATGGCAACATAACTCTGAGTCCACCCCAGACCAGTGTTCTTTACAAGGAGAATTTAGTTAG aatatttagaaagaaaaggagaatccGCCGTTCCTTTTCTAATCTCTTCAGCCTCAGTGCCTCTAAATCCTGGCTGCATGGAAACATCTTTGGTGATGTTGACTCTCCCCTAAGTGAGGACACCTGGTTGGAGGGGGTCAGGAGGCTGGATGCACACCATTGCAGTGAGATCG AAGAGGATCCTGACTGGCCGCTGACTGATGCCTGGGAGTCGGAGGGGACGACAGCAGCCTCCACCTGCGGCCCTGCCATGTCCCAGACTCCCCGACAAAACACCCACAACGGGGCTCTCCAGACTCATGGGATGGCTTCGGAACATCTCCCAGGGAACATTTTGGATCATGCAa AAACCAGTTTGTGGCGAGAGGTCTCCTTTCAAGCAATTCTGCTGGCTGTGTGCTTCATCGTCTGTGCATGTGCAAG ATGGTTTCTGGGAGGAATATCAGTCAGTGTCTTCACATGCTCATTAATGATAACTATTGCCT ATACTGTCAAGTCATTATTTCTCGGCCTTGCCAGCTATGTCAAAACCACCACTTGTGCTCA GTTTGCCAAAATTTGA
- the TMEM71 gene encoding transmembrane protein 71 isoform X4 codes for MYRISQLMSTPVASSSGSEGGYTGKPSPTCVFPSFACDFLDGDTSFKCCSIDLTGSYSACRRSPRLLSNGYYTWTADSFLCDKDGNITLSPPQTSVLYKENLVRIFRKKRRIRRSFSNLFSLSASKSWLHGNIFGDVDSPLSEDTWLEGVRRLDAHHCSEIEEDPDWPLTDAWESEGTTAASTCGPAMSQTPRQNTHNGALQTHGMASEHLPGNILDHAKTSLWREVSFQAILLAVCFIVCACARWFLGGISVSVFTCSLMITIAYTVKSLFLGLASYVKTTTCAQFAKI; via the exons ATGTACCGAATATCTCAACTGATGTCAACACCAGTAGCAA GTTCTTCTGGCTCTGAGGGAGGATATACTGGAAAGCCGTCTCCCACATGTGTTTTCCCAAG TTTTGCCTGTGATTTCCTGGATGGTGACACTTCCTTCAAATGCTGCTCCATAGATCTGACGGGCTCCTACTCTGCCTGTCGCCGGAGTCCCAGACTCCTCTCCAATGGCTACTACACTTGGACAGCAGACAGTTTCCTCTGTGACAAAGATGGCAACATAACTCTGAGTCCACCCCAGACCAGTGTTCTTTACAAGGAGAATTTAGTTAG aatatttagaaagaaaaggagaatccGCCGTTCCTTTTCTAATCTCTTCAGCCTCAGTGCCTCTAAATCCTGGCTGCATGGAAACATCTTTGGTGATGTTGACTCTCCCCTAAGTGAGGACACCTGGTTGGAGGGGGTCAGGAGGCTGGATGCACACCATTGCAGTGAGATCG AAGAGGATCCTGACTGGCCGCTGACTGATGCCTGGGAGTCGGAGGGGACGACAGCAGCCTCCACCTGCGGCCCTGCCATGTCCCAGACTCCCCGACAAAACACCCACAACGGGGCTCTCCAGACTCATGGGATGGCTTCGGAACATCTCCCAGGGAACATTTTGGATCATGCAa AAACCAGTTTGTGGCGAGAGGTCTCCTTTCAAGCAATTCTGCTGGCTGTGTGCTTCATCGTCTGTGCATGTGCAAG ATGGTTTCTGGGAGGAATATCAGTCAGTGTCTTCACATGCTCATTAATGATAACTATTGCCT ATACTGTCAAGTCATTATTTCTCGGCCTTGCCAGCTATGTCAAAACCACCACTTGTGCTCA GTTTGCCAAAATTTGA